In a genomic window of Vulpes lagopus strain Blue_001 chromosome 13, ASM1834538v1, whole genome shotgun sequence:
- the LOC121474973 gene encoding olfactory receptor 2H1-like, which yields MPKALGITNNSFQVGFILLGFSEWPHLEMILFWIVIILYTMIILSNSTIILLSYVDPHLYTPMYFFLSNLSFLDLCFTTTAVPQMLYNLWGPDKSITYTGCVIQLSVLLCLGATEGVMLVVMAFDRYVAICQPLHYTIIMHHQFCWKLVLIAWMSGLMESVTQSPITFQLPLYTHHHLDDFICEVPAFIRLACGNTSAIEWQMTISADLFTIVPMGLILTSYGYIAQALGKIQSKDGRQKAIATCSSHLTVVLMFYGTVAMVYTDPKNDFASNYGKLFTFFYTLVTPLLNPLIYTLRNKEVKDALQRLLRKGMCKWKK from the coding sequence ATGCCCAAAGCACTAGGAATTACAAACAACAGTTTCCAAGTTGGCTTTATACTTCTGGGCTTCTCTGAATGGCCCCATCTAGAAATGATTCTCTTCTGGATTGTGATCATCTTATACACCATGATCATCCTCTCCAACTCAACCATTATCTTGCTCTCTTATGTGGACCCTCATCTCtacacccccatgtacttctttcttagcaatctttctttcttggatCTCTGCTTCACTACAACTGCTGTGCCCCAGATGTTGTACAATTTGTGGGGGCCAGACAAGAGCATCACCTACACAGGCTGTGTCATCCAACTCTCTGTGTTGCTCTGTCTTGGTGCCACAGAAGGTGTCATGTTGGTGGTGATGGCCTTTGATCGCTATGTAGCTATTTGTCAGCCCCTGCACTATACAATCATCATGCATCATCAGTTCTGTTGGAAGCTGGTGCTCATAGCCTGGATGTCTGGATTGATGGAATCTGTGACCCAATCTCCCATCACATTCCAACTTCCTTTATACACCCACCACCATTTGGATGATTTTATTTGTGAAGTTCCTGCTTTCATACGCCTGGCATGTGGAAATACCTCTGCCATTGAATGGCAAATGACCATCTCTGCTGACCTTTTCACCATTGTGCCAATGGGGTTGATCCTGACTTCTTATGGCTACATAGCTCAAGCCTTAGGTAAAATCCAATCCAAGGATGGAAGGCAGAAGGCCATTGCCACCTGTTCGTCTCATCTCACTGTGGTCCTCATGTTTTATGGGACAGTGGCCATGGTTTATACAGATCCTAAGAATGACTTTGCTTCAAATTATGGCAAGTTATTCACTTTCTTCTACACTTTAGTCACACCATTGTTGAACCCTCTCATCTATACCCTAAGGAACAAAGAAGTGAAGGATGCTCTGCAAAGACTCCTGAGGAAGGGGATGTGTAAATGGAAAAAGTAG